From Streptomyces sp. NBC_01754, a single genomic window includes:
- a CDS encoding YbjN domain-containing protein, with the protein MADVPDEAAVAQVIEATLNDAELAWESPEPGNYVVTLPGTRKLSTTCSLLVGRHSLSLNAFVIRHPDENDAAVHRWLLERNLRLFGVGYAIDRLGDIYLVGRFPLSVVTPEELDRLLGVVLETADGAFNSLLELGFASAIRKEYAWRVERGESTRNLDAFSHLTRRSDG; encoded by the coding sequence ATGGCTGACGTACCCGACGAAGCAGCAGTGGCGCAGGTCATCGAGGCGACGCTGAACGACGCGGAGCTCGCATGGGAGAGTCCCGAGCCGGGCAACTACGTCGTCACGCTGCCCGGAACCCGGAAGCTGTCCACGACCTGCTCCCTGCTCGTCGGCCGGCACTCCCTCTCCCTCAACGCGTTCGTCATCCGCCACCCGGACGAGAACGACGCGGCCGTGCACCGCTGGCTGCTGGAGCGCAATCTGCGGCTGTTCGGGGTGGGGTACGCCATCGACCGGCTCGGCGACATCTATCTCGTCGGACGGTTCCCGCTCTCCGTGGTCACCCCCGAAGAGCTCGACCGGCTGCTGGGCGTGGTGCTGGAGACGGCGGACGGTGCCTTCAACTCCCTGCTGGAGCTGGGTTTCGCGAGCGCGATCCGCAAGGAGTACGCCTGGCGGGTCGAGCGCGGCGAGTCCACCCGGAACCTGGACGCGTTCAGTCACCTCACCCGGCGGTCCGACGGCTGA